CCTTCACTGCGCCTTGCGGCCCGGGGATCTCCACCACAAGCGGAAAGTCCTTGCGCGACTGGAGTTCATCCACTGTTTCCGGAATCTGGGCTGCCGTCCGATCCTCGATCAGGATGAGGGCCGTCTCCGGATCCCCGAATCGCTCACGCAACACGGCTTCGGTCTCCTCCGCCCGGTTTGGGGTGTACCCGGCAATCCCGAGCAGGGAGAATCCGAGGACCATCTCCTTTCCGCCGATGACGTAGATCCTATCCCGCGTCGGCATCTTCTAGGCCTTTCCGATGATCATGATCGAGATGATGACCCCGTAGATCGCGATCCCTTCGGCCAACCCAACGTAGACGAGGCTTCGCCCGAACATCTCCGGCTTCTCGGTAATCGCGCCCATCGCTGCCGCCCCAACTTGGGACAGCGCCCAACCGGCTCCGAGTGAGCTGCCAGCGGTGGCGAGAGCTGCACCGAGAAGGGCAAGCCCTGTTCCGGTCGTGGTCGAGGTCCCGGTCGCTCCGGTGGTGGCGGCTTGCGCTGCCGCCCACGGATGGTAGGTAACAAGGGCGAAGGCGAACAGGGCCAACCCCGCGAGGAACAACGCTCCGTTGAATCCCAATAGTCCGTAAACGATCTTACGCACGATTTACCTCCTTCTGTACTCTAGTCTAAACGGCTTGAATGCCGTGCCTTCCGCCTCGAAGAACTTAGAGAAGAACTCATAGAACTCGAGCCGCAACGTCTGAATCCCGACGATACCTCCCTCGAGCACGAGGATCAACAGGTTCCCGCCGATGACGGCAAGAATGTACAACACCCCGCCGCCGCCGATCATCTTTTCCAACATCCTCCCCAGTTGGAATATCGCCAACGAGAGGGCGACGTGGTTGAGGGCGAACGCCGCTACACGGATGAACGAGAGCGAGTTACTGAAGTATACGAGTATCGTCTCGAATATATCCACTACCGCGACGACGAGACGGATGAGGGGACTTTCCTCCTCTTCTCCGTTTTGCGCCTCCTGTTTGTGCCACAGCTTGGAGATCGGTCCCTCAAGTCCCATGATGATCAACGGGATGAACATCAGCAGAGCGACTCCGAGGTTCAACCCTCCGCCCATGAACGCCCGCATGGCGAGCAGGAGCCCGATATAGAACAGCAACCCGATAAATCCAAACCGGGTGAAGAGTGACTCGAAGTACCGGCGCTGGATGAGCAGACTCGCGATGTTGATCAGGATCCCCACAATGATCACCACCGCTCCGATTGCGATCGCGTAGATCAGAATTCGGTTGATATCATCGAGCGGCCGGAACCAGAGAGCGGGGATGATGTTCTCGTACCCGAAGAAGCTCCCGTACAGGGTGCCGAAGACCATCGACGATGCCCCTACTGCGATGAGGACCGATCCTGTCCGCTTCCATCCCTCTCGCAACCGCGGCCACAGCAGAAGCCCGAGCCCGGAGAGGAACAGGACGAACCCGTGTCCGAGATCGCCGAACATCATCCCGAACAGGAAGACGAACATCACCGAGAATATGACCGTCGGATCGAATCCGCCGTAGCGCGGTGTCCCGTACAGACTCACCAACCCCTCGAATACCTTGAAGATCCCGGGGTTACGCAGCTTGCTCGGCACAGTCACTCCGTCTTCGTCCTTATCCTTCTCATACGGGATTTCGACCGCTTCCAGGACCCAGCGCGGCTCCTCCTGCACCGCCGCGCGCAGCTGCTTGAACTCCCGTGCCGGCACCCACCCGGTGGCAAGGGCGACCGCCCGCGTCTCCCCTACGGTGGAGTGTGCGCTCAGCACGGCGGTGTTCACCTTGAGGAAGTCGGAAAGCTCCGCCCGCTTCTCCGCACGCCAATTCTCGAACTCGGTAAGGGCCTGCTCTACCTTGGCGCGCTGTTCCTGCAGACGGGCCTCCCTGCGCTGCAGGTGTTCCAGTGCCTCGTGGGGGGAGCCGTGCATCTCCTCGGGAAGGTCTAACGGTCGGAACAGCGCCGCCTCCAACACCTCCTCCACTGCACTCCTGTCCTGGTTCAGGCAGATTATGAGAGTCTGGACCCGATGTTCCTCGGTCCGGTAGGGGAGGATGGCGTGCGGAAACCGATGTAGACTGCGATCGAGCGGTTCCAGGTTGTCCTCAGGCAGGGTTCCCGCGAGGACGCAGAACCGCTTCAAATGGAGAAGAGTGCCGATGTCCACCGCAAGCGGTTCGAGGAGTCGGAGGTGCGCTTCCTGCACCTTGAGATGGTCGAACTCCCGCTCCAGCGATCGCTGCGATTCCCGCAGCTTCTGGAGCTTCCCTCGCGCTTCTTCCAGTTCCCTTCCGATCACTTCGAGTTCGTTCTTCAACTCGTCGGGAGGGAGGGGGGAGACAGTTGGATCGGAGAGCGGGGAGTCGAGGTCGACCTCGAGGAATCCGGCCGCCTCGCGCAGGCGGGCAAGGAGGTCGCCCAGGTCGAGGAACTGAAGGTGTTCCCTGACGCTGGTCATGCGACGCGTCTCCCCCGGCTGCATGACCCCGGCCCGGCCGATCCGCTCCCAGAACCGGGGCGCATCCTCACGGGGGA
This is a stretch of genomic DNA from Candidatus Bipolaricaulota bacterium. It encodes these proteins:
- a CDS encoding ATPase, with the protein product MVRKIVYGLLGFNGALFLAGLALFAFALVTYHPWAAAQAATTGATGTSTTTGTGLALLGAALATAGSSLGAGWALSQVGAAAMGAITEKPEMFGRSLVYVGLAEGIAIYGVIISIMIIGKA
- a CDS encoding V-type ATP synthase subunit F; this translates as MPTRDRIYVIGGKEMVLGFSLLGIAGYTPNRAEETEAVLRERFGDPETALILIEDRTAAQIPETVDELQSRKDFPLVVEIPGPQGAVKEKSIKEFIAGAIGIRL